CGGGCACGAAGAACGTCCGCTTCAACGAAAGCCTCGGCCAGCAGGGCCGCGACCCCGGCTGCACGGTCCGTACCGTGGAGCGGCTCGCCGGGGGCATGAAGGTCGACCACTTCATGATGGCCGACTTCAACGCCGTGAAGACGCTGACCACGGCCGTCGGCGGGGTCGACATCTGCCTCGCGCACGCCGTGAAGGACAAGGAGTCGCACCTGGACCTGCCCGCGGGGCCGTCGAAGGTCCAGGGCGAGCAGGCGCTGGCCTTCGTCCGCACCCGGCACAGCTGGGCCAACGAGAGCGACCTGGACCGCATCAAGGCCCAGCAGCAGTTCCTCGGCTCCCTGTTCCGCAAGATGAAGTCCGACGCCACCCTCACCAGCCCGACCAGGCTGCTGGACCTCGCGGAGACGGCGACCAAGTCGCTCACGGTCGACAAGGGCATCGGGCACATCACCACGCTCAAGGACGTGGCCCTGGAGCTGAAGAAGGTCCCGGCGAAGAACATCACCTTCCTCACCCTCCCGGTCCGGGACAACCCCGCCGACGGCCGCTATCACAAAACGGTCATCGCACAGCCGGGGCCGACCCGGCAGGTCTTCTCCATGATCGGCGACGACGTCTCCTTCACCGAGGTGAAGAAGAAGGCGAAGGCGCAGGAGGCGGCCCAGCTCAAGGGCCCGCGCTCGGCGCCCGGCGAGGTCCGCGTCGACCTCTACAACGCGGGCGCCCCCGCCGGCTCCGCCCAGGCGACCCTGGCCTGGCTGCAGACCGAGAAGGGCGTGACGAAGTCCACTCAGCTCGGCAACACCGGCGCGCACCAGCCGAAGACCACCCTGGAGTACGCCCCCGCCCAGGCCGGCCAGGCCCGCGAGCTCGCCGACCTCATGGGGCTGCCCGCCTCCGCGCTGAAACCGGGCAAGAGCGAGACCAACGACCAGGGGCTCCCGGCGATCGTGCTGCGGCTCGGCGCCGACTTCCAGGGCGCGGGCATCCCTCTCACCGGCCCGGCCAAGGCCCCGGACGTCCAGAAGCAGACGGCCGACCAGGTCAAATGCGCCTCATGAGCGCAGGTCGCGGGAGCCGGGCCGCCTGAGCTA
Above is a genomic segment from Streptomyces fodineus containing:
- a CDS encoding LCP family protein encodes the protein MDTSGPAHGDDFDPADQWVRNPHTGEYELRPAPSAGKPAVPEPRSAPDAAGERGVPGPRRAADGGRSRGRSGAQRKSGKQAAGGKSTAKRILLWTGGTLAFVVVAGAVGGYLYLKHLDGNITTTDTAGATSDSFSKDKAFNILVIGTDKRQGKGDSGYGDTNSVGHADTDILLHVSQDRTNATALSIPRDLVTDIPDCPTKQPDGSTKVIPGTKNVRFNESLGQQGRDPGCTVRTVERLAGGMKVDHFMMADFNAVKTLTTAVGGVDICLAHAVKDKESHLDLPAGPSKVQGEQALAFVRTRHSWANESDLDRIKAQQQFLGSLFRKMKSDATLTSPTRLLDLAETATKSLTVDKGIGHITTLKDVALELKKVPAKNITFLTLPVRDNPADGRYHKTVIAQPGPTRQVFSMIGDDVSFTEVKKKAKAQEAAQLKGPRSAPGEVRVDLYNAGAPAGSAQATLAWLQTEKGVTKSTQLGNTGAHQPKTTLEYAPAQAGQARELADLMGLPASALKPGKSETNDQGLPAIVLRLGADFQGAGIPLTGPAKAPDVQKQTADQVKCAS